The Apium graveolens cultivar Ventura chromosome 6, ASM990537v1, whole genome shotgun sequence genome contains a region encoding:
- the LOC141667788 gene encoding F-box/LRR-repeat protein At3g48880-like isoform X1, which translates to MRLMNLLVNVMHTFASDSGIVVGTSAARPTPISKIVFPVGLPLYDRHLVYIAERCPELKSISFPCAENITGRGITRAMRFWTGMEEIIYGPFSYPPLYDLNLSRTVEEFATNCKNLRRLQLNCFELNWQSADIIVRNLKSVKSLCLGGVNIHKYGLQIFLSRCKKLDILKFVCSILVRRGNGEFVGEMNIMRIQEGRRTRWSTDRFPRETGKLHTSKELVDLLWKR; encoded by the exons ATGCGATTGATGAATTTGCTTGTGAATGTTATGCATACGTTTGCTTCGGATAGTGGAATCGTTGTCGGCACTTCTGCTGCTAGGCCTACCCCGATTTCTAAAATTGTGTTTCCTGTCGGTCTTCCCCTTTATGATAGGCACCTCGTTTATATTGCAGAAAG GTGTCCAGAGCTTAAATCCATCTCCTTCCCTTGTGCAGAGAACATTACAGGCAGGGGTATTACAAGGGCAATGCGGTTCTGGACTGGCATGGAAGAGATAATTTATGGACCATTTAGTTATCCACCTCTGTATGATCTAAATTTATCTCGGACTGTTGAGGAATTTGCAACAAATTGTAAAAACCTTCGGCGCCTTCAGTTAAATTGTTTTGAATTGAATTGGCAATCAGCAGACATTATTGTCCGGAATCTGAAGTCTGTGAAGTCATTATGCCTTGGTGGTGTTAACATTCATAAATATGGGCTGCAAATTTTCTTGTCAAGATGCAAGAAACTTGACATACTGAAGTTTGTTTGTTCTATCCTTGTGAGGAGAGGCAACGGGGAATTTGTAGGAGAAATGAACATAATGAGGATTCAAGAAGGCCGCAGAACCAGATGGAGTACCGATAGATTTCCTCGTGAAACTGGCAAATTGCACACCTCTAAGGAGCTGGTAGATCTACTTTGGAAGCGATAA
- the LOC141667788 gene encoding uncharacterized protein LOC141667788 isoform X2 has translation MPRACKKRKCCANHKRINKGGVAEPQWCPELKSISFPCAENITGRGITRAMRFWTGMEEIIYGPFSYPPLYDLNLSRTVEEFATNCKNLRRLQLNCFELNWQSADIIVRNLKSVKSLCLGGVNIHKYGLQIFLSRCKKLDILKFVCSILVRRGNGEFVGEMNIMRIQEGRRTRWSTDRFPRETGKLHTSKELVDLLWKR, from the exons ATGCCCAGGGCTTGCAAAAAGAGAAAATGTTGTGCAAATCACAAGAGGATTAATAAAGGTGGTGTTGCTGAACCGCAATG GTGTCCAGAGCTTAAATCCATCTCCTTCCCTTGTGCAGAGAACATTACAGGCAGGGGTATTACAAGGGCAATGCGGTTCTGGACTGGCATGGAAGAGATAATTTATGGACCATTTAGTTATCCACCTCTGTATGATCTAAATTTATCTCGGACTGTTGAGGAATTTGCAACAAATTGTAAAAACCTTCGGCGCCTTCAGTTAAATTGTTTTGAATTGAATTGGCAATCAGCAGACATTATTGTCCGGAATCTGAAGTCTGTGAAGTCATTATGCCTTGGTGGTGTTAACATTCATAAATATGGGCTGCAAATTTTCTTGTCAAGATGCAAGAAACTTGACATACTGAAGTTTGTTTGTTCTATCCTTGTGAGGAGAGGCAACGGGGAATTTGTAGGAGAAATGAACATAATGAGGATTCAAGAAGGCCGCAGAACCAGATGGAGTACCGATAGATTTCCTCGTGAAACTGGCAAATTGCACACCTCTAAGGAGCTGGTAGATCTACTTTGGAAGCGATAA